Proteins co-encoded in one Melitaea cinxia chromosome 13, ilMelCinx1.1, whole genome shotgun sequence genomic window:
- the LOC123658966 gene encoding piggyBac transposable element-derived protein 1-like, with protein sequence MNKNLDSQQIERLLNDFELDESENDTIFPEILSDLSDAEDEVSVHDTESDESADSTLENEEIENIEQQNREANAFYGKNRYKWAKAPPSQSRVRAHNIILHLPGLRGPAQAKNKMTPLDAWQCLFTDDILDLILEHTNEKITKYSEKNTCNSAYTDHLSKEELCAFIGLMFLSGIFKSGREDARGLWSSKCKGRPIFRTVMSLNRYLFILSCLRFDEEHTREERKQTDRLALISEVFNKFIKNCISNYSCSEYVTVDEMLVPFRGRCLFRIYMKSKPAKYGLKIMCLCDAKTHYLFNAFIYSGKEKDLPANATLIPTRNVMKLAEPIYGTNRNITGDNWFSSIELIDALMEKNLTYVGTIRKNKKEIPPQFLPHRNRVVLSSLYGFQRNKTLLSFVPKKNVSVTLVSSMHHAPVTNPETKKPEIIDFYNSTKGGVDALDQKCAAYSVNRRCQRWPTTIFCSMLNISGVNSHVLYSASNPHKYISRYKFLEELGYSLVTPHVLDRRRISNLSRELKGMMDKFLREVGAEIPEDQPKQGPSQNKRPKKSRCHLCPRSKDSNTPRVCSKCMKNVCRNHSIDVKICTECET encoded by the coding sequence atgaataaaaatttggaTTCTCAGCAGATAGAAAGGCTACTAAATGACTTTGAACTCGATGAGAGTGAAAACGACACTATTTTCCCCGAGATATTATCCGATTTGAGTGATGCAGAGGATGAAGTCAGTGTTCACGACACGGAGAGCGATGAATCAGCAGATAGTACTTTGGAAAATGAAGAAATAGAAAACATCGAACAGCAGAATAGAGAAGCAAATGCATTCTATggtaaaaatagatataaatggGCGAAAGCACCGCCTTCGCAGTCACGAGTTCGAGCGCATAACATAATTTTGCACTTACCTGGCCTTAGAGGTCCTGCTCAGGCAAAAAATAAGATGACGCCTCTCGATGCTTGGCAATGTCTATTTACTGATGATATTCTTGATTTGATTTTAGAGCatacaaatgaaaaaattacaaagtattcggaaaaaaatacatgtaattcTGCATATACCGACCATCTCAGTAAAGAAGAATTGTGTGCATTTATTGGATTGATGTTTTTATCGGGCATATTCAAATCGGGAAGGGAAGATGCTCGAGGTCTCTGGTCTTCTAAGTGCAAGGGTAGACCTATATTTAGAACAGTTATGAGTCTCAATcgatatctttttattttatcatgtcTAAGATTTGACGAAGAACATACAAGAGAAGAACGAAAACAAACAGATCGTCTAGCTCTTATATCAGAagtattcaataaatttataaaaaattgcatAAGCAACTACAGCTGTTCTGAATATGTAACTGTAGACGAAATGCTTGTACCTTTTAGAGGACGTTGTTTATTTCGGATTTACATGAAATCTAAGCCAGCTAAATATGGGTTGAAGATAATGTGTTTGTGCGATgcaaaaacgcattatttaTTCAATGCTTTTATTTATTCCGGAAAGGAGAAAGATTTACCAGCCAATGCTACCTTGATACCTACGAGAAACGTAATGAAGTTAGCTGAACCGATCTATGGAACTAATAGAAATATAACTGGGGATAACTGGTTTTCTTCTATTGAGTTGATCGACGCATTGatggaaaaaaatctcactTACGTTGGCACAATACGtaagaacaaaaaagaaatacctCCGCAATTTCTTCCTCATAGAAACCGAGTAGTTCTCTCATCACTTTACGGCTTTCAAAGAAACAAAACTCTATTGTCATTTGTTCCTAAAAAGAACGTCAGTGTTACTCTAGTGTCTTCAATGCACCATGCACCTGTGACCAATCCTGAAACCAAAAAACCCGAGATAATCGATTTTTACAATTCTACTAAAGGTGGCGTAGATGCCCTAGACCAAAAGTGTGCTGCTTACTCTGTGAATAGGAGATGTCAAAGATGGCCGACCACAATATTTTGCTCAATGTTAAATATATCTGGAGTAAATAGCCATGTACTTTACAGCGCATCGAATCCTCACAAATACATTAGTCGTTACAAGTTCTTAGAAGAACTTGGATATTCTTTGGTGACTCCTCATGTTCTGGATAGAAGACGCATTTCAAACCTTTCAAGGGAGCTGAAAGGTATGATGGACAAGTTCCTACGCGAGGTTGGTGCTGAGATACCTGAAGATCAACCAAAACAAGGTCCGAGCCAAAATAAAAGACCAAAGAAATCTAGATGTCATTTGTGTCCAAGAAGCAAAGATAGTAATACTCCTAGGGTGTGCtcaaaatgtatgaaaaatgtCTGTCGTAATCACTCTAttgatgtaaaaatatgtactgaATGTGAGACATAA